Proteins co-encoded in one Ictalurus furcatus strain D&B chromosome 9, Billie_1.0, whole genome shotgun sequence genomic window:
- the ccdc28a gene encoding coiled-coil domain-containing protein 28A: protein MWDFGRMEERKMKRKSPRPSTNQAAPPVTVRKNLRTLGCLGTGTHSNQKSKYRRGVREKPKLQSQLSNQSASIQHTFLTDVSDVHEMEKGLLSLLNDFHSGKLQAFGNECSIDEMEHVREMQEKLARLHFDLNAEVDDIPVDQRKRACDTNMDKLLLNLEELSSSIQKLNLADNQETPRPSSNI, encoded by the exons ATGTGGGACTTTGGCAGAatggaggagaggaagatgaAACGAAAAAGTCCAAGACCCTCGACCAATCAGGCTGCTCCTCCGGTCACTGTCCGAAAGAACCTCCGGACTCTCGGGTGCCTTGGCACTGGCACCCACTCAAACCAGAAGTCAAAATATCGCAG AGGTGTGAGAGAGAAGCCGAAGCTACAGAGTCAGTTGAGTAACCAGTCTGCCTCGATTCAGCACACCTTCCTCACAGACGTGTCTGATGTGCATGAGATGGAGAAAGGCTTGCTTAGCCTCCTCAATGACTTCCACTCTGGAAAACTTCAGGCCTTTG GCAATGAGTGTTCCATTGATGAAATGGAGCATGTTCGAGAGATGCAGGAGAAACTCGCTCGACTGCACTTCGACCTCAATGCAGAAGTGGATGACATTCCTGTAGACCAGCGCAAACGTGCCTGTGATACCAATATGGACAAACTTCTACTGAAT CTGGAAGAGTTGAGTTCTTCGAT ACAAAAGCTAAACCTGGCTGATAACCAAGAGACCCCCCGACCATCCTCCAACATATGA